A single window of Salvelinus fontinalis isolate EN_2023a unplaced genomic scaffold, ASM2944872v1 scaffold_0634, whole genome shotgun sequence DNA harbors:
- the LOC129846879 gene encoding golgin subfamily A member 7B-like — translation MATEFHNLQELRHSASLANKVFLQRDYSEGTTCRFQTKFPSELESRIERPLFEDTVKRLNIYYAEAEKMGGQSYLEGCLACATAYLIFLCMETRYEKVLKKIGRYIQEQNEKIYAPRGLLITDPIERGMRVIEISIYEDRGSSGSCSGSSSTSGSSAR, via the exons ATGGCGACAGAG TTCCATAACCTCCAAGAGTTGAGGCACAGTGCATCTCTGGCCAACAAGGTGTTCCTGCAGAGAGACTACAGTGAAGGGACCACCTGCCGATTCCAGACCAAGTTCCCTTCTGAGCTGGAGAGCAGG ATTGAGCGGCCGTTGTTTGAGGACACAGTGAAGAGGTTGAATATCTACTATGCGGAGGCAGAGAAGATGGGAGGCCAGTCCTACCTGGAGGGATGTCTGGCCTGCGCTACAGCCTACCTCATCTTCCTCTGTATGGAGACGCGCTATGAGAAG GTGTTGAAGAAGATAGGCAGATACATCCAGGAGCAGAATGAGAAGATCTACGCCCCCCGAGGTCTACTCATCACTGACCCCATCGAGAGGGGCATGAGGGTC ATAGAGATCTCGATCTATGAGGACCGAGGCTCCAGTGGCTCCTGCTCAGGTTCCAGCTCTACGTCCGGCAGCAGTGCTCGGTGA
- the LOC129846877 gene encoding cartilage acidic protein 1-like isoform X1, producing the protein MLLRWWAGLPLLLPLLVLCGRGLAQSSEPMFRSVTETVLPPDNQHNPTQLNYGMAVTDVDGDGDLEVVVAGYNGPNLVLKYDRGQQRLVNIAVDDRSSPFYALRDPLGNAIGVTACDVDGDGREEIYFLNTNNAYSGRATYSDKLFKFRNGRFEDLLGDDINVRRGVANRMAGRSVACVDRKGTGRYAVYVANYASGNVGPHALIEMDEAASDLAKGIIALSDVAAQAGVNKYTGGRGVVVGPIVSQSSSDVFCDNENGPNFLFRNNGDGTFTDIAQQAGVEDRYQHGRGVALADFNADGKTDIVYGNWNGQHRLYLQDNNQRFRDIASGPFSSPSPVRTVIAADFDNDQELDIFFNNIAYRGHAPNRLFRVARRAGADPQIEELNVGEAAEPQGRGTGATVTDFDGDGQLDLLVAHGESASQPISVFKVTQGSSNHWLRVIPRTRFGSFARGARVTAYTNQSGALMRIIDSGSGYLCEMEPVAHFGLGKDEVTVVEVYWPDGRSVARPLQPGDMNSVMEIGYPKEGEESVLTPDTQCGEGFSVKNGRCADNNECKQQSGPPVCPKSRPVCINTYGHYNCGPRKTCARGHKPTKDGKACVAVAPFFQGVRSSSSPGPGPLLSGLSLVLLLAFSMV; encoded by the exons ATGTTGCTGCGTTGGTGGGCGGGTCTTCCCCTGCTCCTCCCCCTCCTGGTGCTGTGTGGGCGTGGTTTGGCCCAGAGTTCCGAGCCCATGTTTCGGTCGGTGACTGAGACAGTCCTACCTCCTGACAACCAGCACAACCCCACCCAGCTGAACTATGGGATGGCCGTTACTGATGTGGACGGAGACGGAGACCTGGAGGTGGTGGTGGCggg GTACAacggtcctaacctggtcctgaAGTATGACCGTGGTCAGCAGAGGCTGGTGAACATAGCGGTGGATGACCGCAGCTCTCCATTCTACGCCCTGAGAGACCCCCTGGGGAACGCCATCGGGGTGACTGCCTGCGACGTCGACGGGGACGGGCGGGAGGAGATCTACTTCCTCAATACAAACAACGCTTACTCTg GTCGGGCCACATACTCTGACAAGCTCTTTAAGTTCCGTAACGGACGCTTCGAGGACCTGCTGGGTGATGACATCAACGTGCGCCGAGGAGTAGCCAATCGGATGGCAGGACGCTCCGTGGCATGTGTGGACAGAAAA GGTACAGGGCGTTATGCTGTGTATGTAGCTAACTATGCCAGTGGAAATGTTGGTCCCCATGCCCTGATAGAGATGGACGAGGCAGCCAGTGACCTGGCCAAGGGCATCATCGCCCTGTCTGACGTTGCAGCACAGGCCGGTGTCAACAAGTACACAG GTGGGCGTGGTGTAGTGGTTGGACCAATCGTGAGCCAGAGCAGCTCTGACGTGTTCTGTGACAACGAGAACGGacctaacttcctgttccggaACAATGGAGACGGAACCTTCACTGACATTGCTCAACAGGCAG GTGTGGAGGACCGCTACCAGCACGGCCGAGGCGTGGCGCTGGCAGACTTTAACGCTGATGGGAAGACTGACATCGTCTACGGAAACTGGAATGGCCAGCACAGACTGTACCTACAGGACAACAACCAGAGAttcagg GACATAGCCAGTGGGccgttctcctctccctctcccgtgCGGACGGTCATTGCTGCTGACTTTGACAATGACCAGGAGCTGGACATCTTCTTCAACAACATCGCCTACAGAGGACACGCCCCCAACAGGCTCTTTag GGTGGCCAGGAGGGCTGGTGCTGACCCCCAGATAGAGGAGCTAAACGTGGGGGAGGCAGCAGAGCCACAGGGCCGGGGTACAG GTGCCACGGTAACAGACTTTGACGGGGACGGTCAGTTGGACCTGCTGGTGGCTCATGGGGAGAGTGCCTCTCAGCCCATCTCTGTCTTCAAGGTCACTCAG GGCTCGTCCAATCACTGGCTGCGTGTAATCCCTCGCACGCGGTTCGGCTCCTTCGCCCGCGGGGCCCGGGTCACGGCCTACACCAATCAGAGCGGGGCTCTCATGCGCATCATCGACAGCGGCTCGGGGTACCTCTGTGAGATGGAGCCTGTCGCCCACTTTGGACTGG GCAAGGACGAGGTCACTGTGGTGGAGGTCTATTGGCCGGATGGCCGTTCCGTGGCCCGCCCACTGCAGCCTGGTGACATGAACTCTGTGATGGAGATTGGCTACCCTAAAGAGGGGGAGGAGTCTGTGCTGACCCCTGATACCCAG TGTGGGGAAGGATTCTCTGTCAAGAATGGCCGCTGTGCAG ACAACAATGAGTGTAAGCAACAGAGTGGGCCCCCAGTGTGCCCTAAGAGCCGTCCAGTCTGCATCAACACCTACGGCCACTATAACTGTGGCCCCAGGAAGACATGTGCCAGGGGCCACAAGCCCACTAAGGACGGGAAGGCATGTGTGG CTGTAGCTCCGTTCTTCCAGGGGGTCCGCTCTTCCTCATCCCCCGGGCCAGGGCCCCTCCTCTCTGGCCTCTCCCTCGTACTTCTACTGGCCTTCTCCATGGTCTGA
- the LOC129846877 gene encoding cartilage acidic protein 1-like isoform X3: MLLRWWAGLPLLLPLLVLCGRGLAQSSEPMFRSVTETVLPPDNQHNPTQLNYGMAVTDVDGDGDLEVVVAGYNGPNLVLKYDRGQQRLVNIAVDDRSSPFYALRDPLGNAIGVTACDVDGDGREEIYFLNTNNAYSGRATYSDKLFKFRNGRFEDLLGDDINVRRGVANRMAGRSVACVDRKGTGRYAVYVANYASGNVGPHALIEMDEAASDLAKGIIALSDVAAQAGVNKYTGGRGVVVGPIVSQSSSDVFCDNENGPNFLFRNNGDGTFTDIAQQAGVEDRYQHGRGVALADFNADGKTDIVYGNWNGQHRLYLQDNNQRFRDIASGPFSSPSPVRTVIAADFDNDQELDIFFNNIAYRGHAPNRLFRVARRAGADPQIEELNVGEAAEPQGRGTGATVTDFDGDGQLDLLVAHGESASQPISVFKVTQGSSNHWLRVIPRTRFGSFARGARVTAYTNQSGALMRIIDSGSGYLCEMEPVAHFGLGKDEVTVVEVYWPDGRSVARPLQPGDMNSVMEIGYPKEGEESVLTPDTQVYEGSE; this comes from the exons ATGTTGCTGCGTTGGTGGGCGGGTCTTCCCCTGCTCCTCCCCCTCCTGGTGCTGTGTGGGCGTGGTTTGGCCCAGAGTTCCGAGCCCATGTTTCGGTCGGTGACTGAGACAGTCCTACCTCCTGACAACCAGCACAACCCCACCCAGCTGAACTATGGGATGGCCGTTACTGATGTGGACGGAGACGGAGACCTGGAGGTGGTGGTGGCggg GTACAacggtcctaacctggtcctgaAGTATGACCGTGGTCAGCAGAGGCTGGTGAACATAGCGGTGGATGACCGCAGCTCTCCATTCTACGCCCTGAGAGACCCCCTGGGGAACGCCATCGGGGTGACTGCCTGCGACGTCGACGGGGACGGGCGGGAGGAGATCTACTTCCTCAATACAAACAACGCTTACTCTg GTCGGGCCACATACTCTGACAAGCTCTTTAAGTTCCGTAACGGACGCTTCGAGGACCTGCTGGGTGATGACATCAACGTGCGCCGAGGAGTAGCCAATCGGATGGCAGGACGCTCCGTGGCATGTGTGGACAGAAAA GGTACAGGGCGTTATGCTGTGTATGTAGCTAACTATGCCAGTGGAAATGTTGGTCCCCATGCCCTGATAGAGATGGACGAGGCAGCCAGTGACCTGGCCAAGGGCATCATCGCCCTGTCTGACGTTGCAGCACAGGCCGGTGTCAACAAGTACACAG GTGGGCGTGGTGTAGTGGTTGGACCAATCGTGAGCCAGAGCAGCTCTGACGTGTTCTGTGACAACGAGAACGGacctaacttcctgttccggaACAATGGAGACGGAACCTTCACTGACATTGCTCAACAGGCAG GTGTGGAGGACCGCTACCAGCACGGCCGAGGCGTGGCGCTGGCAGACTTTAACGCTGATGGGAAGACTGACATCGTCTACGGAAACTGGAATGGCCAGCACAGACTGTACCTACAGGACAACAACCAGAGAttcagg GACATAGCCAGTGGGccgttctcctctccctctcccgtgCGGACGGTCATTGCTGCTGACTTTGACAATGACCAGGAGCTGGACATCTTCTTCAACAACATCGCCTACAGAGGACACGCCCCCAACAGGCTCTTTag GGTGGCCAGGAGGGCTGGTGCTGACCCCCAGATAGAGGAGCTAAACGTGGGGGAGGCAGCAGAGCCACAGGGCCGGGGTACAG GTGCCACGGTAACAGACTTTGACGGGGACGGTCAGTTGGACCTGCTGGTGGCTCATGGGGAGAGTGCCTCTCAGCCCATCTCTGTCTTCAAGGTCACTCAG GGCTCGTCCAATCACTGGCTGCGTGTAATCCCTCGCACGCGGTTCGGCTCCTTCGCCCGCGGGGCCCGGGTCACGGCCTACACCAATCAGAGCGGGGCTCTCATGCGCATCATCGACAGCGGCTCGGGGTACCTCTGTGAGATGGAGCCTGTCGCCCACTTTGGACTGG GCAAGGACGAGGTCACTGTGGTGGAGGTCTATTGGCCGGATGGCCGTTCCGTGGCCCGCCCACTGCAGCCTGGTGACATGAACTCTGTGATGGAGATTGGCTACCCTAAAGAGGGGGAGGAGTCTGTGCTGACCCCTGATACCCAG GTATATGAGGGCAGTGAATGA
- the LOC129846877 gene encoding cartilage acidic protein 1-like isoform X2, giving the protein MLLRWWAGLPLLLPLLVLCGRGLAQSSEPMFRSVTETVLPPDNQHNPTQLNYGMAVTDVDGDGDLEVVVAGYNGPNLVLKYDRGQQRLVNIAVDDRSSPFYALRDPLGNAIGVTACDVDGDGREEIYFLNTNNAYSGRATYSDKLFKFRNGRFEDLLGDDINVRRGVANRMAGRSVACVDRKGTGRYAVYVANYASGNVGPHALIEMDEAASDLAKGIIALSDVAAQAGVNKYTGGRGVVVGPIVSQSSSDVFCDNENGPNFLFRNNGDGTFTDIAQQAGVEDRYQHGRGVALADFNADGKTDIVYGNWNGQHRLYLQDNNQRFRDIASGPFSSPSPVRTVIAADFDNDQELDIFFNNIAYRGHAPNRLFRVARRAGADPQIEELNVGEAAEPQGRGTGATVTDFDGDGQLDLLVAHGESASQPISVFKVTQGSSNHWLRVIPRTRFGSFARGARVTAYTNQSGALMRIIDSGSGYLCEMEPVAHFGLGKDEVTVVEVYWPDGRSVARPLQPGDMNSVMEIGYPKEGEESVLTPDTQCGEGFSVKNGRCAGI; this is encoded by the exons ATGTTGCTGCGTTGGTGGGCGGGTCTTCCCCTGCTCCTCCCCCTCCTGGTGCTGTGTGGGCGTGGTTTGGCCCAGAGTTCCGAGCCCATGTTTCGGTCGGTGACTGAGACAGTCCTACCTCCTGACAACCAGCACAACCCCACCCAGCTGAACTATGGGATGGCCGTTACTGATGTGGACGGAGACGGAGACCTGGAGGTGGTGGTGGCggg GTACAacggtcctaacctggtcctgaAGTATGACCGTGGTCAGCAGAGGCTGGTGAACATAGCGGTGGATGACCGCAGCTCTCCATTCTACGCCCTGAGAGACCCCCTGGGGAACGCCATCGGGGTGACTGCCTGCGACGTCGACGGGGACGGGCGGGAGGAGATCTACTTCCTCAATACAAACAACGCTTACTCTg GTCGGGCCACATACTCTGACAAGCTCTTTAAGTTCCGTAACGGACGCTTCGAGGACCTGCTGGGTGATGACATCAACGTGCGCCGAGGAGTAGCCAATCGGATGGCAGGACGCTCCGTGGCATGTGTGGACAGAAAA GGTACAGGGCGTTATGCTGTGTATGTAGCTAACTATGCCAGTGGAAATGTTGGTCCCCATGCCCTGATAGAGATGGACGAGGCAGCCAGTGACCTGGCCAAGGGCATCATCGCCCTGTCTGACGTTGCAGCACAGGCCGGTGTCAACAAGTACACAG GTGGGCGTGGTGTAGTGGTTGGACCAATCGTGAGCCAGAGCAGCTCTGACGTGTTCTGTGACAACGAGAACGGacctaacttcctgttccggaACAATGGAGACGGAACCTTCACTGACATTGCTCAACAGGCAG GTGTGGAGGACCGCTACCAGCACGGCCGAGGCGTGGCGCTGGCAGACTTTAACGCTGATGGGAAGACTGACATCGTCTACGGAAACTGGAATGGCCAGCACAGACTGTACCTACAGGACAACAACCAGAGAttcagg GACATAGCCAGTGGGccgttctcctctccctctcccgtgCGGACGGTCATTGCTGCTGACTTTGACAATGACCAGGAGCTGGACATCTTCTTCAACAACATCGCCTACAGAGGACACGCCCCCAACAGGCTCTTTag GGTGGCCAGGAGGGCTGGTGCTGACCCCCAGATAGAGGAGCTAAACGTGGGGGAGGCAGCAGAGCCACAGGGCCGGGGTACAG GTGCCACGGTAACAGACTTTGACGGGGACGGTCAGTTGGACCTGCTGGTGGCTCATGGGGAGAGTGCCTCTCAGCCCATCTCTGTCTTCAAGGTCACTCAG GGCTCGTCCAATCACTGGCTGCGTGTAATCCCTCGCACGCGGTTCGGCTCCTTCGCCCGCGGGGCCCGGGTCACGGCCTACACCAATCAGAGCGGGGCTCTCATGCGCATCATCGACAGCGGCTCGGGGTACCTCTGTGAGATGGAGCCTGTCGCCCACTTTGGACTGG GCAAGGACGAGGTCACTGTGGTGGAGGTCTATTGGCCGGATGGCCGTTCCGTGGCCCGCCCACTGCAGCCTGGTGACATGAACTCTGTGATGGAGATTGGCTACCCTAAAGAGGGGGAGGAGTCTGTGCTGACCCCTGATACCCAG TGTGGGGAAGGATTCTCTGTCAAGAATGGCCGCTGTGCAG GTATATGA